CGATATACTTTTCTCTTTTTTCTCTCCTGCTATTTGCTATTGCAAATCAAATTATTTTGTTTATTTCGGATTGAAAAAATGAGTACCATATTGGTACCCATTTTACTTTTTAACAATATTTTCTTGTTGCAATGATTTTAATAATGAGAAAACCATCAGGATCATATTCACTGCAAAGGAAAGTGATCTAATACTGCAAACGGAGCTCCAATACTACGTTTAAGTTACTTAAATATTTAATTCCTTTAAATAAATAAGAAACACCTCCGCTTATTTGAGCAGTGCCCCAAAAGCCTAAAGAAGTGGCTACCCCAAAAACAGTCGCAAATACAGCAATAAAATTAATTAGAATCCCAGTTTTGCCATCAACTTTATCATATTACTCATTATTCCATTTTGTTCTTTTCTAAATCGCAAGCCTATACGAAAATCATGATGGATAAAGGAAATTTCAATGATATCCAATAACGTCTAGTAAGCCTTGAATATCTCTTTATTTACTTTGCTAAAAATATAGACTATTTCATAGTTTTTCTATATTTCTGACACTTGTTTCTGTTTTAAATCATAGATTATCACTGTATTTTTAAAATACGAATGTTGATTGGAGGTTTGATATGTTCCATGAATTCTTATGAAAATTTAGAGGAATATTGGGAGGAACAGTTTGATAAAGGTGTAGAGTGTTATTACAAGGCAATTAAGGGAGATAAAAAAGCAGGTATTGAAGCACATCGTCTTTTTGAGGAACTTTTAAGAGAAGATCCCAATAATACGGAATTAATGGCTTATTTTGGATCAGTAAAGGCTTTGCGAGCAAGAGACACATTTGATCTGAGAGAGAAAGGTAAATACGCAAATGAAGGTCTAAAGTTGCTTGATGTAGCCGTATTAAAAGATCCTTCTAATGCATTAATTCGAACATTACGAGGAAATGTTGCCAATAACTTGCCTGAAAGTCGATTTCATAGAACGGAAACAGCAATTGAGGATTTTGAACGTATTATAAACATGTATGAACGCAATTCTTATGGAATTCCACAAACACTATGTATTGAAACAATGAAGAGTTTAATTACTGCGTATGAACGTTTAGGTAAGATAGAAGAAGCCACGGAGGTAGCAAATAAATTATTAGATATAGATTCTTCATATCAAATACCTAAGTTTAATAGCAAATTAACATCTTTACCAGTAGCTAATATAAATGACCCTATTAATGATGAAATTCATTCTTTATATACTATGGCAATTTGTAGTGATGAGGTCTCTTTACTTAAGGTGATGAAAAAAGTCTCACGATTAATGGATAAAGATTCTAATAATCCAATTTTACAAGCTTACAATGTTCATTTGAACTCAATTAAAAATAGTCATAGTTTTGCCGGTATGGTTGAACTATTCACAAATGCTTATAAGACTGCAAATCTATTAGATAAGCTTGTAAGTGAATATCCTACAACTTATAAAATACGATATGTGAGGGCGATGCAAAGTTATCGATTGCCAGAGTTTTTCTTTTTTCGATCTTCAACTGCTGCACGTGATTTTCAATATTTATCAGCTCAGTATGAAAAAGATCCTACTATTTTTTCTTTGGCTATCTATGAAGATATCCTACTTAGGCTTGGAGAATGCTTTGTTCGATTAGATATGGTAGAGGAAGCAGTAAAACAATGGCATAAACTTGTTGAATTTTCATCAAATAAAGAGATTGTTACCAAAGCCAACGAATTAATTAACGTCTTTTCATTTGAAGAGCTAATACTTGATGAAATAATGAAAAAACCAAAGGAACAATTATATGAATCTGCATTAAAACTTCATGATATTGGTGTGAACGGTAATGAAAAGGCAGCAAAACAATCACTGGCACTATGGGAATTCATTCAAAAAGAATATAGCAGCTGCCCGGTAGCAAAGTTTTATTATTCCGCGTCGTTAACCTTACTGGGTCGATTCTTCTCGGATCCTTATGAGGTCTTTAGCCAATCTATAAAAGGAATTTTTAAAGAAACTAAATACATCTATTCCGATCAATGATCCAAGGTATATTCAACTTCTTTTACATCGAGCCTATATACAATTTAGCCTGCCAGATACTTTCTTTCGTTGTAGTGATCAGATAATTAAGGATTTTGAAGCAGTTATTAAAATGTATCAAAGTAGCACAGATATTGATATAACCCAAAGTCAATATTTAAAGGTATTAGCTGATCTTGGAACTGTTTATGAGAAAAAACATTTTGTTCATAAAGCCAAAGAAATTTGGTCTGAACTTGCTAAGGAAGATGAAAGTTTATTTTATTCGGAGTTTTTGACTGAAAAAGGAATACGTATTGAGGATTAATCTTTGTTCGTACAACATAAAAAATAGGAGGCTATTATGGCTAATAATACAGAATGGAATCTTCGTTTTAATGAGGCTGTTGAGCTTTATCATAAAGGTGTAAAGGGAAATAAAAAAGCTGCACAGCAGGCATATCATTTATTTGAAACGTTAGCAAGTGAAAAACCAAATCACATAGAATCATTAGGATATTACGGAAGTGCTACAGCACTTTTAGCGAGAGATACCCCAATCCCTAAAGATAAGAAAAAATATGCATTAGAAGGTTTGAAAATGCTGGATCAAGCTGTTTCGAAAGAACCAAAAAATTATACAATACGTATTCTGCGAGGTAATGTATGTGCAAAAATGCCTGAATCAGTTTTTCATCGTACTTCAACTGCGATTGAAGACTTTGAGATGTTAGTGGATGCTTATAAAAATGACTCAACAGTACTATCGGAAAACACTTATCAATCTATATTAAATGAATTGGAAAAGGCAAAAAAAAGAATAAAATATTAGGTAATAAACGTTAGATTGTGTCACTCTATTCCTTGAAAAAGAGTGACCTTTTTTTATCTAAAGCTTAGTGAATAAAAATTGTTACTTAAGAATGTAATAATCACTTTATCCAGATTATATTCTGCTCTAACTAAAAAGATACATCCTAATTAACAAATACTTAAAGTAATCAATAAACAAATGTGTTATACAATTAACTATTGACTATTTAAATGTGACATATTATTATGGGTATAACGAGTTAATTAAACGCTTTCAGAGATTAGGAGAATTAAAGAGTTTTATTATCTAGAGTGAAAAGGGGTATGGAGATGGGAACAATCGTATGTCAGCACTGCAGCTCTACAATCGGTCATGTAGAAGGAGAAAAAGTGACAACTTTATATGGTAAATGTAGTCATAATGATTGTTGTAGCCAAAACCAGCAACGAAGCTCAGTAAAGGTCAAATAAAAGGGGTTATATATAAAAGGGAAGATTGACTATGAATTCTAATTCAGTACTGGAAAATTGTACTGAAAAAATTAGCTCAAGTACTTGTAAAGGTACTTGAGCTTTGTTTTGTACTACCAGAAAGTTAAGAATTTATGGATGAAGGATAAGAAAAGCTAAGCTAAGGCTAACACTTGGGCGACCAGCTAAGCTCTTCCAATCTAAAATACGTTTAGAATTCCCAAAAAGGGAGGGGTTTTATCTAATTGCTCTATGTTCTTTAATCACTCGTATTTTGTTAAGCGTAGGATCCTCAGGACCTTGAACTGGTAAACCTACTTCTAAGTTTTTCTTAATATATGTTAAATTTTCTTCAGTAATGATTTCCCCTGGAATGAAAATTGGTATGCCTGGAGGGTAAACCATGATAAACTCAGCAATAATTCTACCTGCGGATTCTTCAAAGGACACAATTTCAGTTTCCGAATAAAATGCATCTCTCGGTGTAAGCGCAAGTACTGGAATATCAGGTAATAAAATGCGTTCTTTTACATCATCGTGCTCTTTCATTGCATTAAATTCTGAAGATAGCTCATTTAATGCTTTAATCAATGTATCAACATCATTTTTCGTATCCCCAGGTGTAATAATACAAAGGATATTGTACAAATCAGATAATTCTACTTCAATTAGGTATTTTTCTCGAAGCCATTTTTCAACATCATAGCCTGTAATACCAAGTTCATAAACTGGAATAATCAATTTTGTTGGGTCATAATCAAATGTTGCTTTAGTACCTAATATTTCTTTACCTATACAAGATATGTTAGGAATTTCGTTTATTTTATCTCTTGTATAATTAGCCAACTCAATCGTTTTCTGAATAAGTTCATGCCCTTCGGTTGCCAATCGTTTTCTTGCAACATCAAGTGAAGCAAGAAGCAAGTACGAAGTTGAGGTGGTTGTCATCATACTTAAAATGGATTGAACACGTTGTGGTGATACAAGTCCTTCTCTTACATTTAATACAGAGCTTTGAGTCATTGAACCACCTAGTTTATGGACACTAGTTGCGGCCATATCGGCACCTGCTTGCATTGCACTTAAAGGTAAATCTTCATGAAAATGTATATGCACACCATGTGCCTCATCGACTAAAACTGGAACTGAGTATGAATGAGCAATTTCAACGATTTTCTTTAAATCAGCAGAAATCCCAAAATAGGTAGGATTTATTACAAGTACACCTTTTGCGTCAGGGTGTTGTTCTAGTGCTTTTTCAACAGCATCCGTTGTTATGCCGTGAGAAATACCGAGGTTTTTATCAATTTCAGGATGTATGAAAATAGGTGTTGCGCCTGAAAAGACAATGGCAGACATAACGGATTTATGAACATTCCTAGGAACGATAATCTTATCTCCAGGCCCACAAACAGTCATAACCATTGTCATAATGGCACCACTCGTTCCTTGAACGGAGAAAAATGTATGATCAGCACCAAATGCTTCCGCTGCTAAGTCTTGAGCTCTTTTTATCATTCCTTTAGGGGCATGGAGGTCATCTAAAGGTCCGATATTAATTAAATCGATTGATAAGGCGTTATCACCAATAAATTGTCTAAATTCAGGATCAATCCCTGCTCCTTTTTTATGTCCCGGAATATGAAACTGAATAGGGTCTTTTTTTGCATGTTCAATTAAACCAGTGAACAATGGTGTTTCTTTTTGTGACAAAGTTGTTCCCACCTTCTTTTTTGAAAGATATTATTGTGTTTTTATGACATCAAAAGCAACGGATGATGTTTAGCGTCTATTATGTATGAGATCCGATACTTTTAAGTTTTACATGTATTACATAAGTTTATGTCGAAATCTGCGTTATTATTAGACATAAAACAAATGAATTATATCGCTATCAATAAAGTCAGTCAACAGAAAAGATTAAATAAAAAGATAGAAGGGAGAAATTAGCCAGTCTAGAATAGTTATTTAATAAAGGAGGGGAAGAAATGAATTGGAGAACAAGAGTAACTGATGTTTTGGGGATTCAATATCCTATTATCCAGGGGGGTTAGCGTACTTAGCCTATTCAGATTTAGCTGCAGCTGTTTCAAATGCTGGTGGGTTAGGGCAAATTACAGCTATGTCACTTGGAACAACTGATGCACTCCGTAATGAAATTAAAAAGATACGTAATAAAACATCAAAACCGTTTGGCGTGAATTTTGCAATCGGCCAACACGGAAAAGGGTATGAAGAGCTAGTACAAGTAGCGATTGAGGAAGATGTTCCAGTGATCTCTATGACAGGTGGAAATCCCAGTCCTATTTTTGATTTACTTAAAGGCACGGAAATAAAAAAACTGGTTTTAGTAGCAGCAAAACGGCAGGCAATCAAAGCAGAAGAGTTGGGTGCAGATGCTGTAATGGTAGTAGGACAAGAAGGCGGGGGACATCTTGGAAGAACAGATGTAGGTACTATGGTGTTAGTTCCTCAAGTAGTCGACGCTGTCAAAATACCTGTTATTGCTTCAGGTGGGATTGCTGATGGTAGAGGTTTAATGGCTGCTTTAAGCTTAGGAGCTGAAGGAATTGAAATGGGCACTAGATTTATTGCTACGAAAGAATGCATTCATGCACACCCTGTTTATAAGAAAGCATTAATTGATGGAGATGAAAACAGTACAGTTGTTATTAAAAAGTCACTTGGAGCACCTGCTCGGGCAATTGCTAATGAATGGACGGACAGAATCTTAGAAATTGAAAAGAATTCTGGTGGGTATGAAGAATTAAGAACTTATATTAGTGGGGGAGCTAACAAAAGATACATAT
This Metabacillus endolithicus DNA region includes the following protein-coding sequences:
- a CDS encoding tetratricopeptide repeat protein gives rise to the protein MNSYENLEEYWEEQFDKGVECYYKAIKGDKKAGIEAHRLFEELLREDPNNTELMAYFGSVKALRARDTFDLREKGKYANEGLKLLDVAVLKDPSNALIRTLRGNVANNLPESRFHRTETAIEDFERIINMYERNSYGIPQTLCIETMKSLITAYERLGKIEEATEVANKLLDIDSSYQIPKFNSKLTSLPVANINDPINDEIHSLYTMAICSDEVSLLKVMKKVSRLMDKDSNNPILQAYNVHLNSIKNSHSFAGMVELFTNAYKTANLLDKLVSEYPTTYKIRYVRAMQSYRLPEFFFFRSSTAARDFQYLSAQYEKDPTIFSLAIYEDILLRLGECFVRLDMVEEAVKQWHKLVEFSSNKEIVTKANELINVFSFEELILDEIMKKPKEQLYESALKLHDIGVNGNEKAAKQSLALWEFIQKEYSSCPVAKFYYSASLTLLGRFFSDPYEVFSQSIKGIFKETKYIYSDQ
- a CDS encoding aminotransferase class I/II-fold pyridoxal phosphate-dependent enzyme, which gives rise to MSQKETPLFTGLIEHAKKDPIQFHIPGHKKGAGIDPEFRQFIGDNALSIDLINIGPLDDLHAPKGMIKRAQDLAAEAFGADHTFFSVQGTSGAIMTMVMTVCGPGDKIIVPRNVHKSVMSAIVFSGATPIFIHPEIDKNLGISHGITTDAVEKALEQHPDAKGVLVINPTYFGISADLKKIVEIAHSYSVPVLVDEAHGVHIHFHEDLPLSAMQAGADMAATSVHKLGGSMTQSSVLNVREGLVSPQRVQSILSMMTTTSTSYLLLASLDVARKRLATEGHELIQKTIELANYTRDKINEIPNISCIGKEILGTKATFDYDPTKLIIPVYELGITGYDVEKWLREKYLIEVELSDLYNILCIITPGDTKNDVDTLIKALNELSSEFNAMKEHDDVKERILLPDIPVLALTPRDAFYSETEIVSFEESAGRIIAEFIMVYPPGIPIFIPGEIITEENLTYIKKNLEVGLPVQGPEDPTLNKIRVIKEHRAIR
- a CDS encoding GapA-binding peptide SR1P, which produces MGTIVCQHCSSTIGHVEGEKVTTLYGKCSHNDCCSQNQQRSSVKVK